The stretch of DNA AGACCCTACTCCAAATGGCATATAAGCCTGCGGAGTCTTGCAAGCCCCACCAATCCCATGAGCAAATCTTTGAGGATCGAATTTGTGGGCATCAGGCCCCCACAGATCACGATCTCTGTGTAATATTGGGATCGGAATCTGCATGTTCATACCTTTTGGGATCATGATGTCTTTGAATTCGATATCTTCCAAGGCCGTTCTTACCACAAAAACTGTAGGTGGGAAAAGACGCAATGTTTCATGGATCACCATTGTTAACTGCAAACAAATTAATTTCGATATCAGATTATATGTACCCAGCTTGAAGAAGATGTTTCCAGGCAGAACcttcaaatatatatgcagAAGCATTATAGTACACAACATGATGTGTAAATGCATTGATGTATTCTCTAGTCGTGATCTTATTTTCTGGGATATTCTCAATTAACATGCATATTTACAGAGGGCGTGTCCTTGGAAGATAATCTGATATAATGGAATAGAACAATAGATAGCAGCCAGTACTCACTCGTATTAATGCAGTTGCAgtaattaaagagaaattacTATGACTAAATTGTGAAGAGCAATTAAATTAATACCGTTTTCATGTTTCGGAGCATGTTGGCATCCGGTGGCCTATCCCCACAGATTTCAAGCACCTCAGCACGAGCACGAGCTTGCCAATCGGGATGCGCAGCAAGAAGCATCAAGGTCCATGAGGCCGTGGTGGCAGTGGTCTCGTGGCCAGCAAAGTATATGCTTTTGCAATTATCCACCATGAATTCTTCCCATGGAATTTTTATTGGTCGGCCATCATTGTCATATTTATTACTTTTGGCACCCTCCAGAATCATTTGTAGAAGATCCTTCTCATGTGATGATTCTGTGTGCTGTTTTACCACCTTTAATATCATGGAGTTGATCTCTTTCTCGTTTTTCCATATAGCTCGATTCATTTTGGTCGGCAAGAATCTATCAAATATTGTTCATATATAACTACTTGCATTCTGATCAGTTTGTTCAAACTCAATCAAGAAACAACAAGATGATGAATGAATGCTACTACCTGTCGTACATACGTACCTAGACCCTGGAACTCCAATACTTCTCGTGGACATGAGTCTCTGTAGCGTTTTGAGTTTTAGGAATATTTCTTCCCCTTGGGAATAGCCGCTTCTGAAACAGGCTCTTGATATAATATCTGCAGATAAGCCTCTCAAATCATCATCGACATTAATGCCTGCAATACCTCCGGCCTCATCTTCTAATCTACGCTCCCAAGTTGTGAGCATTGAGGTTGTTGACTCCACCATCAGTTTCACCATTCTCTTTTGGAAACGGCAGGCATGCATTATATTTTGATTAATCATTTGCgaataattcaaatttaaacctttgattttgtaagatttgtgagttggGAAAGGATGATTTCTTCATAAAATGAAGATTATATACTGTAAAAGATGTTTGAAATAGTAAACTGGCGGAGATTTACCTTAACCTTCTCGACGTAGAACTCAGGAGCAATAGTCTTCCTTTGGTGGGCCCATATCGGGCCGTTGGATGAAAAAATGCCTCGGCCTAGAAGCGGCCCACGATCTTTGGATAGATAAGAAGGCTTCCCTAGGTTAAGGGATGTGCAGAGACAGATTTCCTTCACCATCTCTGCATCtgctatatatagttgttgAATGCTTCCTGTTGAATACAAGAATACTGGCCCTGCCAATACCAAATCTTAGGGGATGAATCAACTACGAAGGAACTTGATCTTGTAGCTCTTTCACGTTTAATGTTCCAACAAAtaattttgagtaatgctacataaaTGTATGCAAATTAAACTCGTGCattctcttgaaaaaaaaaaaagtaagatccatcttgaaaaaataaaatcatgctGATCtcaaatttaactattttttttttaaaagagtatgCAGGATTTGCATGtctattgtaaatatcatttctaaaaaattatatatatatatatatatataaattttgttgtgTTATATGGGTTTGGAGTTTAACCGAAAGACACGTTGCGATTGTacggtcttttttttttttagaaaatgggGCATCTCATCATATTCCTACAGAAACCTCGCTGTGGGATCATAATTTATAAAGGTAGTTGCTGTATACagagaattattattatataccgTTCTTCATTTCAGTGGGGCAAGTAAATTAATGTTCTACGGTCTACCCCTCTTGACCAAATCTAGACATTAACGGACATGGCAGCAGATAGATAAAGATCTGAAAGCACCCACTACCTAGTATTAATCAatgtctttttgtttgtttctgttTGGAAATTGGTATCAGACCTTGTTTCGGTTTGGTGGTATAGAACTCTTAGGATGAAAAGTTGAACCTTTTTTCCATTTGATGGATTGAATAAAActaaatggaagaagaaaaagaagaagggaaAGGATTAGTACCATATTCATTTTTCCACTGCTCCAGGTATGGGAAAACGATAGAAGGCCAGTCACCAGAAATGGCGGCAGGGTTGTCCTCCGTAGCAGTTGTCGGTGTGGAATGTATCAGTTCATGTCGGTGTTGAAGAATTCTCTTAATATCAGGAATATTTCCCACTAGAAAAGAAGGAGAAGGTCCTCTTATCCCTTGCCTCTGAAGCTTTGCCCTTAGATTTTTTGGCTTCAATACCAAAAGGTTATAGAGATACACCAGCAAAACTAAAAATCCACCCAAAACCACCGATGCGATCGTGTTTGCCATCAGATCTAGCTTCTCCTGCTTCTATATGTCTGAACTTGCTCTCTCTACTGCTTCTTTAGGTTTTCTTTGACCTATTacccatatatattatacatatatatatatattatattatataatatcctTTTTCTCGTGATGATGATAAGGACgaattaattaagttattaatgTCTACCTACAAGTGAAACTGAGCGAGTTCATTTAATGAGTTTTTACGATCTGATAACATTCTTATTTCGTCAATGAGTTTCATAAATGTACAAGGACAATAATAgaataacatttattttgaaaactcaaatacaacttcacattaaattaaaaactttagaTTTTCTCTATTAAACTCATGTTTTGTATGTGACCGATGTCTGAGTTTTTGGGATTGAGTGATTTGTCTCTTGTACTCCTTTCTGcgagaaaaacaaattatataacttCAAACCATGTGCATGAATCTCAGGAAGTTAATGGCCAAAAATCATTCGgcaaaagattaaaatttaaaaacaaaggaaattaattagatcatttttaaagagagtaatatatatatatatatatatttatatatatatatatatatttatatatatttatatatatatatatatatttatatatatatatataactacaaaacatgaaacaaggaaattaatcatttttagagAGAACCCATTGAAAGTGTTTTTAGGTGCATTCTTTCTTGGGGATTGACTTAACTGTCAAACACCCGCTTGTCATTTCTCTTGTAACATTCAACATGCAGATCTTCAAAGAATTCTAACACAAGTTATGGAGCTGGCTGGCTACATTTCATAACGGGAAAAAGGTTTCAATTAATTTCTTCCTTCGTGTTTGTTCAATCAATATCTTGCTCTTTCCGTGAGGCTTAAAGGTAAGGGCTTGATTTTCATTTCTGTGTGTTGATCACAACAGTGCGAAGGATGCCGGCCTGTTCTATTGATTATCAAACAATATTAATCTGTTTGTGCAGTTTTTGCAATATTTGCTTGCCAAATGCCATTTTCCCACAACATTGTAACAAAGGCAGTACCTCTGCTGCATTATTCTTTTACAACCcctaccaaaaaagaaaagcttcTCAAAATCAAACGTCGAAAGTCACACTCTCCTCATATGGAGACGAACTCCATGTTCTGGTTCGATAAACAATCTGTCAACAGGGGAGTGTCGGTATGTTGGTGATAGCGAGAAGCAAAACTTGGACAGAATGAGACATAACATCACCTTCAGCTCTGTCATAGCTAAGTGTTGGCCAACACAGACACGAGCCCCGAATCCAAATGGGATAAATGCCTGTGGAATCTTGCAGGCCCCACTAATTCCGTGGGAAAATCTTTCTGGATTGAACTCGTGGGCATCAGGCCCCCATAGATCTGGGTGTTGCTGCAACATTGCAACAGGAATCCAGATGTCTATACCTTCTGGAATCAGTATGTCTTTGAATTTAATGTCTTGCACTGCTGCTCTTGTGACTGCTGGTACTGGTGGGTAAAGGCGCAATGTCTCTTGAATTACCATTGCCAACTGCAAATAATCAGAAAGATTAGAATACACTTCCATCATTTTGGTCTATATGGGATCagaaaattcatattttgtgaAATCCTTTTCATGCTTTGAGACAGATCAGGATGGCGTAAGAACAAAATTTACACAACAGTAAGAGGACATTTGGACCAGTAGATAATGGTTTGTAACT from Juglans regia cultivar Chandler chromosome 4, Walnut 2.0, whole genome shotgun sequence encodes:
- the LOC109016912 gene encoding cytochrome P450 714C2-like is translated as MANTIASVVLGGFLVLLVYLYNLLVLKPKNLRAKLQRQGIRGPSPSFLVGNIPDIKRILQHRHELIHSTPTTATEDNPAAISGDWPSIVFPYLEQWKNEYGPVFLYSTGSIQQLYIADAEMVKEICLCTSLNLGKPSYLSKDRGPLLGRGIFSSNGPIWAHQRKTIAPEFYVEKVKRMVKLMVESTTSMLTTWERRLEDEAGGIAGINVDDDLRGLSADIISRACFRSGYSQGEEIFLKLKTLQRLMSTRSIGVPGSRFLPTKMNRAIWKNEKEINSMILKVVKQHTESSHEKDLLQMILEGAKSNKYDNDGRPIKIPWEEFMVDNCKSIYFAGHETTATTASWTLMLLAAHPDWQARARAEVLEICGDRPPDANMLRNMKTLTMVIHETLRLFPPTVFVVRTALEDIEFKDIMIPKGMNMQIPIPILHRDRDLWGPDAHKFDPQRFAHGIGGACKTPQAYMPFGVGSRVCAGQHFAMTELKVILSLVLSKFCFSLSPAYHHSPVFRLVIVPENGVCLRLWTA